The following are encoded together in the Streptomyces sp. NBC_00358 genome:
- a CDS encoding lectin, translating into MTRLPRPPGTAAIGLLAAAALAAAGLWSPAWAADKAALVSSPATVVNPFIGTSNQADDFPGADVPFGMVQWSPDTPSRPDGGGYEYNDSSITGFSLTHIAGPGCGAAGDIPVLPTVGTVNTGATDAFSHANESATAGSYKVALNNQVTTELTTTTRSGMARFTFPSSSQANLIFKLTGSQNGATSTQFTKVSNTEVSGQVTSGRFCGAGNTYSVYFDMVFDQPFTSQGASIAKTSAVTPSKPGTASKNAAEKPNKPVLHGKTPTAAAPKAAKGSASPDAAASNGYVTFNTTANPVVQAKVGISYVSIANATANRAGENTGWDFDATRTAAQNAWNSALGKIQIAGGTAAQQQSFYTALYHSLLHPNVISDTNGQYYGFDGKTHTVDTGHKAVYANYSGWDIYRSQAQLEGLIAPQAASDTAQSMVDDYTQTGIFPKWSENNGESYVMVGDPADAILADYYAFGARDFDTTTALADMIKQASTTNNDRPGVNYLNSPGYMPHDGSYGCCNFYGPVATTLEYNTADFAISAMAGALGDTGNQKTYANRAQGWRNVLNPASGFVEPRNASGSWTGGFDPTSGTDMVEADSWIYTGMIPFDIGGLAHAKGGNTAMNHYLDTVLRSYTGDKGYAWVGNEPSIELPWEYDYTGQPYKTQGTVRAIQDQIWANTPGGLADGNDDLGAMSAWYVWSALGMYPETPGTADLALGSPLFTQAVVTLPSGGTLTINGNGAADNAPYVQSATWNGATWNNAYAPTTAVTAGGTLSYTLGTAANTSWATAASAAPPSYAGDTTAPASPRIGTITSAVASNLCVDDASSATGDGTHVQIWGCNSTYAQDWIVAGDGTIRSLGKCLDADHSGTTNGTLIQLWTCNGSGAQQWTAGANGSLVNPQSKLCLDDPNATTTNGTQLQLYTCNGSAAQNWKLPA; encoded by the coding sequence ATGACACGACTGCCGAGACCCCCCGGAACGGCCGCCATCGGCTTACTCGCGGCTGCGGCACTGGCAGCGGCCGGACTGTGGTCACCGGCGTGGGCAGCGGACAAGGCCGCGCTGGTCTCGTCGCCGGCCACGGTGGTCAACCCGTTCATCGGGACGTCGAACCAGGCTGACGACTTCCCCGGGGCCGACGTGCCGTTCGGCATGGTGCAGTGGAGCCCGGACACGCCGTCGCGGCCCGACGGCGGAGGCTACGAGTACAACGACTCCTCCATCACCGGCTTCAGCCTCACGCACATCGCCGGACCCGGCTGCGGTGCGGCCGGCGACATACCGGTGCTGCCCACGGTCGGCACGGTGAACACCGGTGCCACGGACGCGTTCTCGCACGCCAACGAATCCGCGACCGCCGGCTCGTACAAGGTCGCCCTCAACAACCAGGTGACCACCGAGCTGACCACCACGACCCGCAGCGGTATGGCGCGGTTCACCTTTCCGTCGAGCAGCCAGGCCAACCTGATCTTCAAACTCACCGGAAGCCAGAACGGCGCCACCTCGACGCAGTTCACCAAAGTCTCGAACACCGAGGTGAGCGGCCAGGTCACCAGCGGCCGCTTCTGCGGTGCGGGGAACACGTACAGCGTGTACTTCGACATGGTCTTCGACCAGCCGTTCACCTCGCAGGGCGCCTCGATCGCGAAGACTTCGGCCGTCACCCCCTCGAAGCCCGGCACCGCGTCCAAGAATGCCGCCGAGAAGCCCAACAAGCCGGTCCTCCACGGCAAGACCCCCACCGCGGCCGCCCCGAAGGCGGCCAAGGGGAGTGCCTCCCCGGACGCCGCCGCCTCGAACGGCTACGTCACCTTCAACACCACCGCCAACCCGGTGGTGCAGGCCAAGGTCGGCATCTCCTACGTCTCGATCGCCAACGCGACGGCCAACCGGGCCGGGGAGAACACCGGCTGGGACTTCGACGCGACCCGCACCGCCGCGCAGAACGCCTGGAACAGCGCACTGGGCAAAATACAGATCGCCGGCGGGACGGCCGCACAGCAACAGAGCTTCTACACCGCGCTCTACCACTCGCTGCTGCACCCGAACGTGATCAGCGACACCAACGGCCAGTACTACGGTTTCGACGGTAAGACGCACACCGTGGACACCGGTCACAAGGCGGTGTACGCCAACTACTCCGGCTGGGACATCTACCGCTCGCAGGCCCAACTCGAAGGCCTGATCGCACCCCAGGCGGCCTCGGACACCGCCCAGTCGATGGTCGACGACTACACCCAGACCGGAATCTTCCCCAAGTGGTCTGAGAACAACGGCGAGTCCTACGTCATGGTGGGCGACCCGGCCGACGCCATCCTCGCCGACTACTACGCCTTCGGCGCCAGGGACTTCGACACCACGACGGCCCTGGCCGACATGATCAAACAGGCGAGCACCACCAACAACGACCGGCCGGGCGTCAACTACCTGAACTCGCCCGGGTACATGCCGCACGACGGCAGCTACGGCTGCTGCAACTTCTACGGACCGGTCGCCACCACGCTGGAGTACAACACGGCCGACTTCGCAATCTCCGCCATGGCCGGGGCACTTGGCGACACCGGCAACCAGAAGACGTACGCCAACCGCGCCCAGGGCTGGCGCAACGTACTCAACCCCGCCTCCGGCTTCGTCGAACCGCGTAACGCCAGTGGCTCCTGGACGGGCGGCTTCGACCCGACCAGCGGCACCGACATGGTCGAAGCCGACTCCTGGATCTACACCGGGATGATCCCGTTCGACATCGGCGGTCTGGCACACGCCAAGGGCGGCAACACGGCCATGAATCACTACCTGGACACCGTGCTGCGCAGCTACACCGGCGACAAGGGCTACGCGTGGGTCGGCAACGAGCCCAGCATCGAACTGCCTTGGGAGTACGACTACACCGGGCAGCCCTACAAGACCCAGGGCACCGTCCGGGCGATCCAGGACCAGATCTGGGCCAACACCCCCGGCGGCCTGGCCGACGGCAACGACGATCTCGGCGCGATGAGCGCCTGGTACGTGTGGTCCGCGCTCGGCATGTACCCCGAAACCCCGGGTACCGCCGACCTCGCCCTGGGCTCACCCCTGTTCACGCAGGCAGTGGTGACACTCCCGTCGGGCGGGACACTGACGATCAACGGCAACGGCGCCGCCGACAACGCCCCGTACGTGCAGTCCGCCACCTGGAACGGGGCCACCTGGAACAACGCCTACGCCCCGACCACCGCTGTCACGGCGGGCGGCACACTGAGCTACACCCTCGGCACCGCCGCCAACACCTCCTGGGCGACGGCGGCGTCCGCGGCCCCGCCCTCCTACGCCGGTGACACCACGGCCCCGGCTTCCCCGCGCATCGGGACCATCACCTCGGCGGTGGCCTCGAACCTGTGCGTGGACGACGCGAGTTCCGCCACCGGAGACGGCACCCACGTCCAGATCTGGGGCTGCAACTCCACCTACGCCCAGGACTGGATCGTCGCCGGCGACGGAACGATCCGGTCCCTCGGCAAGTGCCTGGACGCCGACCACAGCGGAACCACCAACGGCACATTGATCCAGCTCTGGACGTGCAACGGGAGCGGCGCCCAGCAGTGGACCGCGGGCGCCAACGGATCGCTCGTCAACCCCCAGTCCAAGCTGTGCCTGGACGACCCCAACGCCACGACCACGAACGGCACTCAGCTCCAGCTCTACACCTGCAACGGATCAGCCGCCCAGAACTGGAAACTGCCGGCTTGA
- a CDS encoding maleylpyruvate isomerase family mycothiol-dependent enzyme — MTESLEFSALLQLIDERSAAFRSAVAAAPSLDVPVPSCPGWTLFDLVQHLGTGQRWWAAIVAAGPAEGPPAKDAAEAPRELEALLAWYAESNELLLSALREAGPEQACWVWWAAGVSPANAWGVARRRVHEVLVHTYDAQLAAGAVQPMPADVAIDGVAEFLDTCNSTPAAWPHEAATIHYHATEGRSWLLALDGTGAWPAPLTDDAAPASASATGTAEQLLLFVWGRLTLSDLKIDGDQQVFEHLIAWEPEE; from the coding sequence GTGACAGAGAGTCTTGAGTTTTCCGCCCTGCTGCAACTGATCGACGAGCGGTCGGCCGCGTTCCGGAGTGCGGTTGCCGCCGCGCCCAGCCTTGACGTGCCGGTGCCGTCCTGCCCCGGGTGGACGTTGTTCGATCTGGTGCAGCACCTGGGTACGGGCCAGCGCTGGTGGGCCGCGATCGTCGCCGCGGGCCCGGCCGAGGGTCCGCCGGCCAAGGATGCCGCGGAGGCGCCACGCGAGCTCGAGGCGCTGCTGGCCTGGTACGCCGAGTCGAACGAGCTGCTGCTGAGTGCGCTGCGCGAGGCCGGCCCGGAGCAAGCGTGCTGGGTGTGGTGGGCCGCCGGCGTGTCGCCGGCGAATGCCTGGGGCGTTGCCCGGCGCCGGGTGCACGAGGTGCTGGTGCACACCTACGACGCCCAGCTCGCCGCAGGCGCCGTACAGCCGATGCCCGCGGACGTCGCGATCGACGGCGTGGCCGAGTTCCTGGACACCTGCAACTCCACCCCGGCGGCCTGGCCGCACGAGGCCGCCACCATCCACTACCACGCCACCGAGGGCCGCTCCTGGCTCCTCGCGTTGGACGGCACCGGCGCCTGGCCCGCACCCCTCACGGACGACGCCGCGCCCGCCTCCGCTTCGGCCACGGGCACGGCCGAGCAACTGCTCCTCTTCGTCTGGGGCCGCCTCACGCTGAGCGACCTGAAGATCGATGGCGACCAGCAGGTGTTCGAGCATCTGATCGCCTGGGAGCCCGAGGAGTAG